One Alicyclobacillus acidoterrestris DNA window includes the following coding sequences:
- a CDS encoding YqhV family protein, whose amino-acid sequence MWQVVDKVVYGMASLRFISGMLELTGGLLMLYFGTAQRALQVNGLLALVGPIVLLAVTAFGVIGIADEVKIWRIGLLVVGVGCILFASRS is encoded by the coding sequence ATGTGGCAGGTTGTCGACAAAGTCGTCTATGGCATGGCGTCACTTCGATTTATCTCTGGGATGCTCGAACTGACTGGTGGGTTGTTGATGCTGTATTTCGGCACGGCACAGCGCGCGTTGCAGGTGAATGGGTTGCTGGCGTTGGTGGGGCCCATCGTGCTGCTTGCGGTCACAGCGTTTGGTGTCATCGGCATCGCGGACGAGGTGAAGATTTGGCGGATCGGACTGTTGGTAGTGGGTGTAGGCTGCATTTTGTTCGCCTCGAGATCCTGA